Proteins encoded together in one Cicer arietinum cultivar CDC Frontier isolate Library 1 chromosome 4, Cicar.CDCFrontier_v2.0, whole genome shotgun sequence window:
- the LOC101507601 gene encoding probable boron transporter 7, translating to MGPFRGINQDFQGRMECYKQDWTSAIGSGVRILAPTFYIFFASALPVIAFGEQLNRDTDGSLSTVETLASTAICGIIHSIFGGQPLLIVGVAEPTVIMYNILYSFCTKRPELGAKLFLAWAGWVCVWTSTFLIVLAIFNACAVISRFTRIAEELFGMLITVLFFQQAIKGLISEFNVPKAQNPWLDEYQFHWRYTNGLLSIIFFFGLIFTAIKSRRARTWRYGTGCIRGFIADYGVPMMVVLWTALSYTVPSKVPSGVPRRLFCPLPWESASLYHWTVVKDMVKVPLPYILGAFIPAMMIAGLYFFDHSVASKMAQQKEFNLQKPSSYHYDLLLLGILTLICGILGLPPSNGVLPQSPMHTKSLAVLRKQLIRKKVVKSAKECIRQQGTNSELYGKMRAVFIEMDAAPTVKELETLKEAVMKSNEKSGTKEKFDPIKHIDAYLPVRVNEQRMSNLLQSLLVGLSLLAISVIKMIPTSVLWGYFAYMAIDSLPGNQFWERLLLLFIAPKRHYKILEGSHASFVESVPLKTIAAFTVLQFLFFAFCYGVTWIPIGGILFPLPFFLLITIREKLLPRLFKANHLQELDASEYEEIIGAPLGPHCIPLIDKDTRNSSDAVDDGLEDYYDAEILDEMTTRRGELKFRTINQNDHGRNFNRTFTYGFNEDRHSQVHPEESSRI from the exons ATGGGACCATTTAGAGGAATAAATCAAGATTTCCAAGGAAGAATGGAATGTTATAAACAAGATTGGACTAGTGCAATCGGTTCTGGTGTTAG AATATTGGCTCCAACTTTCTACATATTCTTTGCTTCTGCACTTCCTGTTATTGCTTTTGGAGAGCAACTTAATAGAGATACAG ATGGAAGTCTGAGCACAGTTGAAACATTAGCATCTACTGCTATTTGTGGAATTATCCATTCAATATTTGGTGGTCAACCTCTGTTGATTGTTGGAGTTGCTGAACCTACTGTTATCATGTACAACATTCTATACAGTTTTTGCACAAAAAGACCTGAATTAGGTGCCAAATTGTTTTTGGCTTGGGCTGGTTG GGTTTGTGTATGGACATCAACGTTTTTGATTGTGCTTGCAATTTTCAATGCTTGTGCGGTTATCTCTAGGTTCACAAGGATTGCAGAGGAATTATTTGGCATGCTAATCACTGTCCTTTTCTTTCAACAGGCTATAAAG GGACTCATAAGTGAGTTCAACGTACCAAAGGCTCAAAACCCCTGGTTAGATGAATATCAATTCCATTGGAGGTATACAAATGGATTACTTtcaatcattttcttttttggaTTAATTTTCACTGCCATCAAAAGTAGAAGAGCAAGAACATGGCGATACGGAACAG GGTGCATAAGAGGTTTCATTGCAGATTATGGTGTTCCAATGATGGTAGTGTTATGGACTGCATTATCTTATACAGTACCAAGCAAAGTTCCCTCTGGTGTTCCTAGAAGGTTGTTTTGTCCACTTCCTTGGGAATCTGCATCTCTCTACCACTGGACAGTAGTCAAG GATATGGTAAAGGTACCCTTGCCATATATTCTTGGGGCATTTATTCCAGCTATGATGATAGCAGGTTTATACTTTTTTGATCATAGTGTAGCTTCTAAGATGGCTCAACAAAAGGAATTCAACCTTCAAAAACCATCTTCCTACCACTATGATTTACTTCTTCTTGGAATATTG ACTTTGATTTGTGGAATTCTTGGTCTTCCTCCATCAAATGGAGTCCTTCCTCAGTCACCTATGCATACAAAGAGTTTAGCAGTTCTTAGGAAGCAG TTGATCCGAAAGAAGGTAGTGAAGAGTGCCAAGGAATGCATTAGACAACAAGGAACCAACTCCGAATTATACGGAAAGATGCGAGCTGTGTTTATAGAAATGGATGCAGCACCTACT GTTAAAGAGTTGGAGACTTTGAAGGAGGCTGTAATGAAATCTAATGAAAAGAGTGGTACAAAGGAAAAATTTGATCCTATCAAACATATAGATGCTTATTTGCCTGTTAGAGTTAATGAGCAAAGAATGAGCAACTTATTGCAGTCTCTCCTTGTTGGTTTATCACTTTTGGCTATCTCTGTCATCAAAATGATACCTACCTCAGTTCTTTGGGGATATTTTGCTTACATGGCAATTGATAGTCTACCAGGAAATCAGTTCTGGGAAAGGCTTTTGCTTCTCTTCATCGCCCCAAAAAGGCACTACAA AATTTTGGAAGGCTCTCATGCTTCATTTGTGGAGTCAGTACCATTGAAGACCATAGCTGCATTTACAGTTttacaatttctattttttgcATTTTGCTATGGAGTGACATGGATACCTATTGGTGGAATATTGTTTCCTTTACCTTTCTTCCTTCTCATAACTATAAGAGAGAAATTGCTTCCAAGGTTATTCAAAGCAAATCATCTTCAAGAATTAGATGCTTCTGAGTATGAGGAAATTATTGGTGCTCCACTTGGTCCACACTGTATACCACtgatt GACAAAGATACACGTAATAGTAGTGACGCTGTTGATGATGGCTTAGAAGATTATTATGATGCAGAGATATTGGATGAGATGACAACTCGTAGAGGTGAATTGAAATTTAGAAcaataaaccaaaatgatcaTGGTAGAAACTTCAACCGCACCTTCACTTATGGCTTCAATGAAGACAGACACTCTCAG GTTCACCCTGAAGAATCTAGCCGGATATGA